From Coprothermobacter sp., one genomic window encodes:
- the gap gene encoding type I glyceraldehyde-3-phosphate dehydrogenase: MAKIAINGLGRVGRQVLKHLITRYPEIEIVAANDITDEQTLAHLLKYDSNYGTWDIDIEGKEGAIVIGGREVKIFREKDPATLPWGNLGIDIVIESTGVFTDADKARGHITAGAKKVLITAPAKGEDITIVLGVNEDLLDVSKHSIISNASCTTNSLAPVVKVLNDNWGVEKGYMTTVHSYTLDQRILDAPHKDLRRARNAATNIIPTTTGASKAVALVIPEMKGKLDGISLRVPTSTVSLTVFDAVLTKPATREEINAALKEASETKMKGFLGYNELPLVSSDYRGTIYSGIVDGLSTKSSGTLVQVLSWYDNEWGYSARVADLTKLIVKKASY, from the coding sequence ATGGCAAAGATTGCAATCAACGGACTTGGCAGAGTCGGTCGGCAGGTATTGAAGCATCTCATCACGCGCTATCCAGAAATCGAGATTGTTGCCGCCAATGATATCACAGATGAGCAGACGCTGGCACACCTGCTGAAGTATGATTCGAACTATGGCACCTGGGACATCGATATCGAGGGCAAGGAAGGCGCAATCGTCATCGGCGGACGCGAAGTCAAGATCTTCCGTGAGAAAGATCCTGCCACTCTGCCATGGGGCAACTTGGGTATCGACATCGTCATCGAATCGACTGGAGTCTTCACGGACGCCGACAAGGCTCGCGGACACATAACCGCTGGCGCCAAGAAAGTCCTGATCACCGCTCCTGCGAAGGGCGAGGATATCACGATCGTTCTGGGCGTCAACGAGGACCTTCTGGATGTATCCAAGCACAGCATCATCTCCAATGCCTCTTGCACAACGAACTCACTAGCTCCCGTGGTCAAAGTGCTCAATGACAACTGGGGCGTCGAGAAGGGCTACATGACCACCGTCCACAGCTACACGCTGGACCAGCGCATTCTCGATGCTCCGCACAAGGACCTGCGCCGAGCCCGCAATGCTGCCACCAACATCATCCCCACAACGACAGGCGCAAGCAAGGCCGTCGCACTGGTCATTCCGGAGATGAAGGGCAAGCTGGACGGTATCTCGTTGCGCGTCCCTACGTCCACTGTCTCCCTCACCGTGTTCGATGCTGTTCTCACCAAGCCAGCCACCAGGGAAGAAATCAATGCGGCACTCAAAGAGGCTTCCGAGACGAAGATGAAGGGTTTCCTCGGGTACAACGAACTACCTCTTGTCTCTTCCGACTACCGTGGCACGATCTACTCGGGCATTGTCGATGGCCTTTCCACCAAGTCGAGCGGCACTCTCGTACAGGTTCTTAGCTGGTACGATAATGAGTGGGGCTATAGCGCAAGGGTCGCTGACCTCACGAAGCTCATCGTCAAGAAGGCATCCTACTAG
- the scfB gene encoding thioether cross-link-forming SCIFF peptide maturase, with translation MALSRILPASTHLFERGGFFVLLDVPSGSIFSLDERVYRYLQLVLADSWAEGESVQRLTGLDTQTITEIEGELEQLIAAGCLFTPAIRPTEDGSVLTLKSLCLNVAHECNFSCVYCFAHGGDYHGETTLMTQEVACAAIDFLVRESGVHHNVEVDFFGGEPLMNWGVVVDTMAYARSTYPLKKWRFTLTTNGSLLRDDMFPILEANDVSVVLSLDGSRRANDANRVFKDGRGTFDTIIERIRHFTRTRDEGGYFVRGTYARNTLAFAESVRELHSLGFKYISMEPVVLSADSALALQNSDLPAIRAQYEELIAYFLGELGSGSGFDFFHFKLDLEAGPCLSKRIYGCGAGVEYMAVAPNGDVFPCHQFDGVQEYRMGNVLMSPVLERPELVAEFAHANFLFAKEECGSCWARFYCSGGCLANNHATSGALLKPYALGCSIQKERIEAALAVKAAESPENKP, from the coding sequence GTGGCGCTCTCCCGCATCTTACCCGCCTCGACTCATCTCTTCGAGAGAGGCGGTTTTTTTGTGCTCCTGGACGTTCCATCAGGGTCGATCTTCTCGCTTGACGAGCGAGTCTACCGATATCTTCAGTTGGTTCTCGCAGACTCTTGGGCGGAGGGCGAATCTGTCCAACGGCTGACAGGTCTGGACACGCAGACGATCACCGAGATCGAAGGTGAACTCGAGCAGCTTATCGCCGCAGGGTGTCTGTTCACGCCGGCCATACGGCCGACAGAAGACGGATCGGTGTTGACACTGAAGTCTCTGTGCCTCAATGTCGCACATGAGTGCAACTTCTCATGCGTATACTGTTTCGCTCATGGGGGCGACTACCATGGCGAGACGACGTTGATGACACAAGAGGTTGCCTGCGCAGCAATCGATTTCCTCGTACGCGAGAGCGGTGTCCACCATAACGTCGAGGTCGATTTCTTCGGTGGTGAGCCACTTATGAACTGGGGTGTTGTGGTTGACACCATGGCGTACGCGCGGTCAACATATCCCCTGAAGAAGTGGCGGTTCACGCTGACAACCAACGGCTCATTGCTTCGGGATGACATGTTCCCGATACTCGAGGCGAATGACGTGTCTGTTGTCCTCAGCCTGGATGGCAGTCGGAGGGCCAACGATGCCAACCGTGTTTTCAAGGATGGACGTGGCACCTTCGATACCATCATTGAACGGATACGGCACTTCACGCGGACACGCGATGAAGGGGGCTACTTTGTGCGGGGAACGTATGCGCGCAACACGCTGGCATTTGCCGAGAGCGTTCGAGAGCTCCATAGCCTGGGGTTCAAGTACATCTCGATGGAGCCTGTCGTGCTTTCGGCAGACTCGGCTCTTGCCCTTCAGAACAGTGACCTTCCAGCAATTCGCGCCCAGTACGAGGAACTCATTGCGTACTTCCTGGGTGAACTGGGCTCAGGCTCGGGGTTTGATTTCTTTCACTTCAAGCTGGACCTCGAAGCAGGGCCATGTCTCAGCAAGCGCATCTATGGATGTGGTGCTGGTGTCGAATACATGGCTGTTGCTCCGAATGGAGACGTGTTCCCCTGTCATCAGTTTGATGGCGTTCAGGAGTACAGGATGGGGAATGTCCTCATGAGCCCGGTGCTGGAGCGCCCTGAGCTGGTAGCAGAGTTCGCTCACGCGAACTTTCTGTTTGCCAAAGAGGAGTGTGGCAGCTGCTGGGCGCGCTTCTACTGCAGTGGCGGGTGCCTTGCTAACAACCACGCGACCAGCGGTGCCCTCCTGAAGCCCTACGCGCTCGGCTGTTCGATCCAGAAAGAGCGTATCGAGGCTGCACTGGCGGTGAAAGCGGCGGAGTCTCCAGAGAACAAGCCATGA
- a CDS encoding rubredoxin: protein MEKWICTVCGYVYDPAIGDSTQEINPGVKFEDLPESWVCPDCGAGKDLFEKA, encoded by the coding sequence ATGGAGAAGTGGATTTGTACTGTGTGTGGATACGTGTATGACCCTGCTATCGGTGACAGCACGCAGGAAATCAACCCCGGCGTCAAGTTTGAGGACCTCCCCGAGAGCTGGGTCTGCCCGGACTGTGGCGCCGGCAAGGATCTCTTCGAGAAAGCCTGA
- the scfA gene encoding six-cysteine peptide SCIFF, whose amino-acid sequence MKFIKVVAAKTIDVDDKLARACRECQTPCKSACKTSSTVGNQVCETRKKPERFIW is encoded by the coding sequence GTGAAGTTCATCAAGGTGGTAGCAGCAAAGACCATTGACGTCGACGACAAGCTTGCGAGGGCGTGTCGTGAGTGCCAGACTCCCTGCAAGTCCGCTTGCAAGACGTCCTCGACCGTAGGCAACCAGGTCTGCGAAACCAGGAAAAAGCCCGAGCGGTTCATCTGGTAG
- the pgk gene encoding phosphoglycerate kinase has protein sequence MTKRSIKDLDVQNKRVLLRVDYNVPVSKDGAITDDKRILETLPTIRYLLDKNATVILVTHMGRPDGKIVESLRLDKIAQRLSALLGKPVNKLNSVVGPDVTEVVANAKPGDIIMLENVRFLKEEKNGSEELAKKLAALADVYVDDAFATAHRPDTSVAGVPQFLPSAAGFLLEKEIDVLETVTTSAKKPFIAILGGAKVSDKIGLIKNLLTKTDAILIGGGMAFTFLKAMGYAIGFSLVEEDYLKVADEIIEAAKTRGTRLLLPVDVIVTNEIKAGSSYRIVDIEEIPADQIGVDIGPKTIQAFEEEIAKASTIIWNGPMGVIEIDEFAEGTKSLARIIAVRSDALTVAGGGETASVIDALNLQHDFKHVSTGGGAFLEYLEGKQLPGIEAIDSVD, from the coding sequence ATGACGAAGCGGAGTATCAAGGATCTCGACGTTCAGAACAAGAGAGTACTTCTGAGAGTCGATTACAACGTCCCTGTGTCGAAGGACGGAGCGATTACCGATGACAAGCGCATCCTCGAGACGCTGCCGACCATTCGGTATCTGCTCGACAAGAACGCCACCGTCATCCTCGTGACGCACATGGGCCGTCCCGATGGAAAAATCGTGGAATCGCTGCGGCTGGACAAGATAGCGCAGAGGCTGTCGGCTCTGCTGGGCAAGCCGGTCAACAAGCTCAATTCTGTTGTCGGTCCCGACGTCACGGAAGTCGTTGCAAACGCCAAGCCAGGCGACATCATCATGCTCGAAAACGTGCGGTTCCTCAAAGAGGAGAAGAATGGCTCCGAGGAACTCGCAAAGAAGCTTGCCGCCCTCGCGGACGTCTACGTGGACGATGCGTTTGCCACTGCTCATCGGCCCGATACCTCGGTTGCCGGCGTACCCCAGTTTCTTCCATCGGCAGCAGGCTTCCTGCTCGAGAAGGAGATCGATGTTCTTGAGACCGTCACGACATCTGCCAAGAAACCCTTCATTGCTATCCTGGGTGGCGCCAAGGTTTCCGACAAGATCGGCCTCATCAAGAACCTGCTGACCAAGACCGACGCGATTCTCATTGGCGGTGGCATGGCGTTCACCTTCCTGAAGGCTATGGGATACGCCATTGGGTTCTCCCTTGTGGAAGAAGACTACCTCAAGGTCGCTGACGAGATTATCGAAGCGGCCAAGACAAGGGGAACCCGTCTCCTCCTCCCTGTGGACGTCATTGTCACGAACGAGATCAAGGCCGGAAGTTCATACCGCATCGTCGACATTGAAGAGATTCCCGCGGATCAGATTGGCGTAGACATCGGTCCAAAGACCATCCAGGCATTCGAGGAGGAGATCGCGAAGGCTAGTACCATCATCTGGAACGGACCGATGGGAGTCATCGAGATCGATGAGTTCGCCGAAGGCACCAAGTCTCTCGCACGGATCATTGCTGTGAGGTCAGACGCGCTGACCGTTGCCGGCGGAGGTGAGACCGCCTCGGTCATCGACGCATTGAATCTCCAGCATGACTTCAAGCACGTGTCCACCGGTGGTGGCGCGTTCCTGGAATACCTTGAAGGCAAGCAACTTCCCGGCATCGAAGCTATCGATTCGGTGGACTAG
- the whiA gene encoding DNA-binding protein WhiA, producing MATIEFLKQELAGLASTDPLLELSGALYGGSSLVLRHGGALSISFTSKSPFIMRYVLSLSSHALASWQPGQALLSRAGHKLSFNADLTPVQVQQLFSGLSPLEPAQLERRLRGKRAAAAFTRGFFLISGYAAVQGTHLEFSCSLPVGRRLVERSLTSLHVTHGSQIRRASEITYLKSRQDIMSLLAAWGASNSLVSLEELQLERDMDNQVNRSVNAELGNLQRETMAVDVLREAFDRTDRTCLSSRTIEVVRARLRYPDLPLSQLADKIPGCVSKSTIHYHIDKVLRNAR from the coding sequence ATGGCGACGATCGAGTTCCTGAAACAGGAACTGGCAGGGCTGGCTTCAACCGATCCCCTGCTTGAACTGTCCGGAGCCCTCTATGGCGGAAGTTCTCTGGTTCTCCGCCACGGGGGAGCGCTGTCGATCTCCTTTACATCAAAGAGTCCATTTATCATGCGCTACGTGCTTTCTCTGTCCTCCCACGCACTCGCCAGTTGGCAACCCGGGCAGGCACTCCTCTCAAGGGCTGGGCACAAGCTCAGTTTCAACGCCGACCTTACTCCCGTTCAGGTGCAGCAACTGTTCTCGGGACTGTCTCCGCTGGAGCCCGCGCAGCTCGAGCGGCGTCTACGCGGGAAACGCGCGGCGGCGGCATTCACCAGAGGCTTCTTCCTCATCTCGGGGTATGCCGCCGTGCAAGGGACCCATCTGGAGTTCAGCTGCTCCCTGCCCGTCGGGCGTCGGCTCGTCGAACGCTCGCTGACTTCTCTCCATGTGACGCATGGCTCGCAGATCCGCCGCGCCTCCGAGATCACTTATCTCAAATCACGCCAGGACATTATGTCGCTCCTCGCCGCCTGGGGAGCATCAAACTCGCTGGTGTCACTGGAAGAACTGCAGTTGGAGAGAGACATGGACAACCAGGTCAACCGGTCGGTCAATGCGGAGCTGGGCAATCTGCAGCGCGAGACGATGGCTGTCGACGTATTGCGCGAGGCCTTCGATCGGACTGACCGTACCTGTCTCTCGTCGCGCACGATCGAGGTCGTCCGGGCACGACTGAGGTATCCTGACCTCCCGCTGTCACAGCTCGCCGACAAGATACCCGGATGTGTCTCCAAGAGCACCATCCACTATCATATCGACAAGGTCCTTCGAAATGCGCGGTAG
- the secG gene encoding preprotein translocase subunit SecG encodes MALVAVGDILAILFMDPKGSGLGSISGSATVFNSRKPKDALLDRLAVVLSIAFVGLSLVLVVFKF; translated from the coding sequence ATGGCTTTGGTTGCAGTCGGCGACATCCTTGCGATTCTGTTCATGGACCCCAAGGGTAGCGGATTAGGCTCGATTTCAGGCAGCGCAACCGTGTTCAACTCGCGCAAGCCCAAGGATGCTCTCCTTGACCGGCTTGCGGTTGTTCTATCCATTGCGTTTGTGGGATTGTCCCTGGTACTCGTAGTCTTCAAGTTCTAG
- the iorA gene encoding indolepyruvate ferredoxin oxidoreductase subunit alpha yields MKYQALVDGKAGEHELLLGNEAAVRGALEAGIGVAASYPGTPSSEIGDVFSVVAKASGVYFEYSANEKVALEVAAASAASGVRSFTFMKHVGLNVASDSFMTTAYIGTRAGFVVLSADDPSTHSSQNEQDNRYYARLANVPMLEPSSPQETKDYTVEAFDISEKLELPVLLRTTTRVAHMRGDVVFGDRRPVVRRGFFEKDPPRFVPVPANSSKMHVKLLGKLGEARHLSEMSSLNRVVGVGVGGSVGIVTVGSAFNYVVDALEELGLSARVFKVGFSYPLPLDRIREFAMGVDELLVVEELEPLMEIDIKADFLSHGTRTPVCGKDELLVPRVHELNVDVVAKALANHFGVPLHAPASGGVQPWSSPLPSRPPVLCPGCPHRGSYLAVRRAIRELGIPEPVFASDIGCYTLGMAAPFSAADYLLSMGSSVGTAGGFDVATDQKVFSFIGDSTFFHAGLSALASAIHNKHRFVLTVLDNRTTAMTGHQPNPSMLTDAVGDPAPAISIEAVAKAMGVPFVKVINPYRVVEATEAYKEAAQVDGVAVIVSKQVCSLLLDRAKRAKGIWQTFQVDRGVCSGCLICVREAACPAIFVSEEKAEINQELCDGCSVCSQICPVHAIEVKQ; encoded by the coding sequence ATGAAGTATCAAGCGCTAGTTGACGGCAAGGCAGGTGAACATGAGCTGCTCCTTGGCAACGAAGCCGCGGTCCGTGGTGCTCTGGAAGCCGGTATCGGTGTGGCGGCCAGCTATCCTGGTACCCCGTCGTCAGAGATCGGGGATGTGTTCAGCGTCGTGGCGAAAGCCTCAGGAGTGTACTTCGAGTACTCTGCGAACGAGAAGGTGGCTCTTGAGGTCGCAGCGGCCTCGGCAGCAAGTGGGGTGCGATCTTTCACGTTCATGAAGCACGTTGGGCTGAACGTTGCCTCGGATTCCTTCATGACGACGGCATACATAGGGACCAGGGCGGGATTCGTCGTCCTTTCTGCGGACGATCCATCGACGCACTCGTCACAGAATGAGCAGGACAACAGATACTACGCACGCCTCGCGAACGTTCCCATGCTGGAACCCTCGAGCCCACAGGAGACCAAGGACTACACGGTAGAGGCCTTCGACATCTCGGAGAAACTCGAGCTTCCGGTTCTGTTGCGAACGACTACCCGTGTTGCCCACATGCGCGGCGATGTTGTTTTCGGTGATCGAAGGCCCGTCGTGAGGCGAGGCTTTTTCGAGAAGGATCCGCCAAGGTTCGTGCCGGTGCCCGCCAACTCCTCGAAAATGCATGTCAAGTTGCTGGGTAAGCTTGGCGAGGCTCGGCATCTCAGCGAGATGTCTTCGCTGAACCGTGTCGTCGGTGTGGGTGTCGGAGGATCAGTGGGGATCGTTACCGTCGGTAGTGCGTTCAACTATGTCGTTGACGCCCTGGAGGAGCTCGGACTTTCTGCCCGAGTGTTCAAGGTAGGTTTCTCCTATCCGCTGCCGCTCGACAGGATCCGTGAGTTTGCCATGGGCGTCGACGAGCTGCTTGTCGTCGAAGAGCTCGAGCCTCTCATGGAAATCGACATCAAGGCCGATTTTCTGTCGCACGGTACCAGGACGCCGGTATGTGGCAAGGATGAGCTTCTCGTGCCGCGCGTGCATGAGCTCAACGTTGATGTTGTGGCAAAAGCATTGGCTAATCACTTCGGCGTACCATTGCACGCGCCCGCTTCGGGCGGGGTGCAGCCCTGGTCGTCACCCCTCCCATCGCGGCCGCCGGTCCTGTGTCCTGGGTGCCCTCATCGCGGGTCGTATCTCGCTGTACGTCGAGCCATACGCGAACTGGGAATCCCGGAACCTGTTTTCGCATCCGACATCGGCTGCTACACGCTGGGTATGGCGGCTCCGTTCAGCGCAGCGGACTATCTCCTGTCCATGGGATCCAGCGTGGGGACTGCCGGCGGCTTCGACGTGGCAACTGACCAGAAGGTCTTCTCGTTTATCGGTGACAGCACCTTTTTCCATGCAGGGTTGTCCGCTTTGGCAAGCGCCATTCACAACAAGCATCGGTTTGTTCTGACGGTCTTGGACAACCGGACGACCGCGATGACGGGACATCAGCCCAATCCGTCCATGCTGACGGATGCCGTGGGTGATCCGGCACCAGCTATCAGCATCGAAGCCGTGGCAAAGGCAATGGGCGTTCCATTCGTAAAGGTCATCAACCCATACAGGGTGGTCGAGGCTACCGAGGCCTACAAGGAGGCCGCCCAGGTGGACGGCGTCGCTGTCATCGTGTCGAAACAGGTTTGCAGTCTCCTCCTGGATCGTGCGAAGCGTGCGAAGGGAATCTGGCAGACGTTTCAGGTCGACCGTGGCGTCTGTTCGGGCTGCCTGATATGCGTGCGCGAGGCCGCGTGCCCTGCCATCTTCGTATCTGAAGAGAAGGCTGAGATCAACCAGGAACTGTGCGATGGATGCAGCGTATGCTCGCAGATCTGTCCAGTGCATGCGATCGAGGTGAAGCAATGA